TCTCCCCCACTATCGCTTCTCTAACTACGGAGAGTCAAACAACAATTGCGTCGTCGCGTAATATGGTGGGAGTACGCGTtacgtgcgtgcgtgtgtgtatttaCATGTAGATGTGCGTGAGTAAGAACGCGTTATAACCTCTGTGACGGcggatgtaatatttttaagaTAAGGAGCGTTCGAGAATCGAGTAACGAATGCCACGATttgtcaaacattttttcagacTTTTACTTCCGACGCATCGAATTGCCGAGTGATATTTAACTGTCAGATGCGTGCCGTTATCGATATAATCTATTTCAACCTCCAACTGACTTTCTTACCTGTCAAAACTCTGGCTGGACTTGGCGTTGGTTGATAGTCGGCTTCCATAGTTGGAAAATAGCCTCACCAGGACAAAAGAATGTAATattgtgttgtttttttttttccctttttatccgaaaattattttcactatttCTTTAGACTTTGCCACATCGTTATACCTGATAACGCGAACCCAACTACCTACGCAAGCACACACACTCGGGACACACTTTCATCCGCATCTGCTCAAGTGTTTGGTGTCGCGACTCAGTTCCCAGCCTAATAATCGTCACCTCCCACTTCAGATCAACGGCTACTTCACTACTTCACATCGTTTATAATCGATTAGTGGATTGCTGCTACTTTCAGCTTATCTCAGAATGTCGCGCGACAGCTCCtctatgtatataaaatttcaatggtGGCGTGATTTCAGGGTTGAAGACGTTTTGCAAGCTTCCGATGTCCAAGTTTGATGTCGCTGCTATCGGGGGAACAAGGTCCTGCATACGTCAGGCATTACTTGAGACAATTACAAAGCGCTTGGTTTTCCAAGTCGAGTCCACTTTTGGAAATTCGTTTGAACTTATAAGTGTAAATAGAGATCAAGGTTTAGAGGATTTGCCCATACACTTGTAATTGGattgatttatattttgaaTCAGTTTTAATTGGCTCATTAAAAAATACTGATAATGTTGTTATTGTAGATCGTCCTACAGAAATTATTTCTAGGTAATGAATTACAAGATAAGTAAGCCATATATTGATTCGTCGCTTGAAAGTATAATaatgaatagaaataacaTTACATTGTACCTATATCAGTTACTCATAAAttctatatatgtattaacaaaaataatcattcaagTCTATTGCACACGTTGGCGCCTACGTGCAGCCCCTAGTTTGTCATACCGCGATTCCATTTCTTCCAGAAGACGAGGAGTATACCGAACAACTAACTTCACTGAGTTTTGGGCTTGTTTCAGTAATTCCACAGGTTTATCATGATTCTCGCCTTCAACACACTagaggaaatgagaaaaaaaaagttatttacaATATCCTGTATCATCATACAAATTCTTGAGCAGCAGCGTTTAAATATAATTAGAtcttaatttttcaacgatgtAAGAATTTCACATTACTCACCACGCCATTAACAGAGAGTAGCTGGTCACCACGTTTCAAACCACCGTGTCTGTCAGCCACACCCCCTGGAATAATTctagatatgtatataggcCAGTTTTGCTCTTTTCCTCCCATTACGTTGAATCCAAGACCCTCCTCTGTTTTTGGCAATTCGACAACTCGCGGATGGGCATGTCCTTCACTAGCTGCAAACGCAGCCACAGTTGCCTTAGCTGTGGCGGAAGCACGCACATCTTGAGAACCCTGTACCGAAAATTCCACATACCCTTATATTAAAGTGGTTTTAAACAGGATACGTGTAATAAAGATAAAATCGGAAAAATTCACGAATGGCGCATACCAGACACCAAATAAAGTAAATGTTTGGAATCAGTTGCATGTTTTCCAAAACATTATCTTCAGAGAAAAAGTTgattattttatgaaaaagaTCTACTTGCTTATAATTAGTATTACCTGAATATCAACGGTCTCATACACATGTTCATAGACTTCTCTTACTGCATTGAGAAAGTCGCTTTGAAGTACCTTCTGCAGTGCTGCTAACTTTGTAGCCGGTACTTCGCCACCTGAAATAAGTCAGCATCATTGATCAATTATTCAACATAAACtttgttgaaatataaataaataatttttgataaaatgtcAATAATCAACTTACTCTTTTGTAGTTTGTCGAGAAGTTCGATCGATCTTTTAACATctataaatacaaaaataaatataagtcAGTACCAGaattaaaaatagtaaatgcTGAGTACACTCTAGTAACTAATAATTAGATAAGCCTACAGGCATATAGACAAATGAATTAAAGCACCAgataatgtattttttattctaaaatTCTTTATTCAATGGATTTACAGTTACACGTTCAATTCAATTACTAATCACACTAAAAAGCGTATCtacgaattgaaaaatatatcgtttGCACGACGAACTGACAATATTccaaactgattgtgagtgaaCAAGAATAATAAGTTAACTTACCTCTGGCTAATGTGAGAGGTTCTCCAATCGTTGCCATTGATGTTAAGCGAGATCACGAATATTTCTAATATGATAATTACTCTCTTCGTTCTCCGCAATGATCACTAAGttagtttttttcaactttcaccAACAATGTTCTTGCTCTATCAATAACTCTGCTGGCTGTAGTCCAAATTCCATAACAGTAATTATCGAACACCGTCCAATACAGAAAATTCCAACGCCTTTGAAAATGGCCGATAGGTGGAGGTTCGGCTCAAATCGACTTGGAGCACTGCGAGTCAGCTTTCGATACAGGCGATTCTATGAGGTTTCTCTCTGTTCCATATAGAGCACCGTTCGTTGCCTAGGGAGCGTTCCAAAATCAGCTATCAACGCCAGTCAACGCAAATCCACGCCGTAAGACCGCGCAGTCTATCTCTATAAGCCTATGGACGCCCCTAGTGATACCTACTCTATGGTCCAGGTATGAGTTTTCCCCATGCAATATATCTATTGTTCATGccgttgaataatttgaacaTTACACCGATTTTGCATCCAAAGAAcagttgaaattaaaaatatctttctACCCGATACCGACTTCTCACCTGCTCCTTTGTTTAGCCCGTGGCGTTAGACAAAAAACACGAAATGGTATACCAGGTTTCCTTCATGTCTATACCTATGCTCTAACGAACGTCGTCAGAGGATTCAAATTTACGCCTGACGCTGCGtattacagaaatttttcaaatatctgaGAACGTTTCGGGCAGCTCGCAACGCGAGTCCGAGCGTCAGTTGTTTTCGAGCAGCCGGGGTGAGATGTTGTGCAGGATCAGTCCGGAATTCAGATCGTGTTGTGTCGGCTGTTACGTTATTCGATCAATCAGTTTATCTCTACGATACTCAACTGTGAATAATACACAAATAGCAGTGTGTGGCCCAGACAATAAACGAGTGACTGCAATGACAACATCCTGCGAGCATCGAAGGTGAGTTTCGTGTTTTGGGTTCCATTGTTTTCTGTAACTTCAGCTTTGAGCGATATCGAATTTTGTCTCTCTGCGTCGagtgtcatttttttttatcgattgttTGGCTAATTTTCAGTAAATGCGCAATTAGATCGTAGCCAAGTTTTCTCTGTCGTTTCAAATGGCCAGGTACAACAGAAAAAAGTGAGATTAAGTGTGGAATCGAGTGTTATTACGGTGTAGCTTCTTGGATTGTAGATTTCTAAAGTTTGATGAGTAGGTTATCGACAGACGTTTAATTAGACACAAGCGTTTTGTGACAAGCAAATGCCCCGATAACCTTCCATGTGGTTTTCATTCTTACGTTCTGATGAAACGGATCTTGCAAAACGTGACCTTCGTTTGAGTTTGTGACTCGGATTACGGTTAACGGATCGCGTTGCTCGCGTAAACACATGTTTGTACAAGGCAATAGCAACgcatttattaaatttatatcaCCACTGCCAGTAATTTTTGTGGATTTCacatatatttcaaaatttcgagcAAATGTAAATCGTTGGTGGTTGTTTATTCCTCATACctattatatttttgaataattatgttAAATTTCGAATGCTGTTTAAATTGATGCTCACATTACATTACTAACAAAATACTGTTCTCTTATATGATGATAGTAACAAATTGCAACATCGTTGATTGACATTAGTAATTATCCGGATTGAAGGATCCTGTCAATAAACCTTGGAAGACATCATTTGGCAGCAGAACtcatgaatttatttcagaaaatCAACAGATATTAATGGAGTCCTTACAAAACAGTATAAATTAATGTCAATCATGTCACATTTCATTATGTAATCCATATCATTTTCCACGGTTTGGCATAACACAGAACACACTGAAATTGCGTTTGTTTAGCTACTCATAATGAGTATATACCATATGTTAAACATGaaatattaacaaaatatTGTGATATTTTATCTAATTACAGAATTGAACTGCAGCAAGCTTAATCAGGGCTAGTGAACATATGAAGTAACTGACATTATCAATATATAATAGAAAACAAAGTGCAGAAGCTGAACAGGTCAacatattgtggaaaaatacgaaacaggtataaatttataaacattcTTGGTTATAACATCACGCTCCCTTCACTTTgagaattttgtattttagtagaaatttattgctattggatctttgattatatttcaaaaaaatgattgcaaAGTTTCAGTGGCGCGTTTATTGATTTGGAGAATAAAATACTAACAAAAAGTCATCTCTTATCTGACCACAGAGACAAACTATATTTCAGCCGAACTGAATGCATTTCGAAATGATCTAAATGCAGTAACCCGATCAATCGATGTCTGCGAACAAAGTGAAAACTAGAGCAACCCCTGCAGTGAATAAAACTGGAAGGTACATAATtgatatgatttttaattactatTTAGCTTTTCATTGGAAATTAGTCATAAAGCTGCTCATTGATGTTATGTATTTATtcaatgtttattttattagctttctgttattaatttttgcagtttatttattaatacatCAGAAACTACTGAAACTCTatgcataaaaaattgttttgaaacAGATAGCATGTAGTGACATGAAATCTGATCCAAGTATATTGTGTGAGTAATATTCTGTTACATTCTTATTGCAGTGTTAAAAGTGCGTCGCTTCACCATTCAATCTGAGATGCTACGAGAACTACATGTGTACAATGTAGAGCAACCCAGAGGAGGTAAGAATTCTTATTTGATTAATTGTTTGACAATTCAAGGTGGTACCTTTGAAGCGAAATTTTTGTGCTTGAGTACAATGTGGTGAATAAATCTAGTAGTAGACAACAGTGATAATTAAtctgatataataataaatccttTTGTTTAATACATgtaaaattttgcaagaataaattattactactactactgtACTACTAATGTGAGAACTGAAAATTGAGATGGAtaaattgattcaaattttcttttttgcttcttcCAGATTCAAGCAGAGACATCTGTGTAACTTCTCTATTACTCGGCAacgttggtgagtttgcatgTGTTAGGTTACGGGTATTTCCCCAGGTTTCCCTtgtcacgtggcgtggcggtaacaattgttactcaaatttttaatttcttagcTTCATGGATACGCTCATTCGCGATCGCAACGATGCTTGACTTTCTGTTGAATCATTTTGTTACCACAATTTGTTTGACCTTAGCTTATTCGGAGGTAGAATGTTGCACGTTGCTGaaagtggaatgagcatcgcgaTCGTAGGTTACTATCGCTTACTCGGCATTCGCGACAACAAATTGTGTATAGTTACTGACATCTTAATTTATGTTTGATGTAATCAATGATGTCGTTTAACTGATAGTTTCACCCGAAGTTTCAACACAATCCAACGATTGTTCAATCAAATTCACATGATTTTTGGatcaatgaaatttcaaaatctggCCCAGAGTAAAATCTTCAAATTGCATGGTATATTGTCAGTAATTTTCTATTATCTAACATCTAACAAATGTCGATCAATTGCAAGTTTAGCtcgcttagaaaaatgccgATAAGCAGACAGGATGTTTCTAATCCATTTTACAAAAGGTTGATCGACAGATAGTCTGCCAGTACTCACtaaaataatacataatatGCGGAAATTATAGAAGTACTGTTGCTTCTACTGAAGTTGttcattatgattttttgaatcatactcttttcaatattatcgTATAACAACAGGCTGACTATAGTAcgaaaaacattttgctcccTACAGGTAATCAACGAAAAAGTAAGTCACAGTAACCACGGTACGAATGAGGAAGAATGGTGTGTGTTGGAAAACATGGAGAATCGCTTAgatcgaatataggtaaccgggTAGGTAGGTGGTCGTTTCGGGAGCCGTCGCGGAGTGTATGCTGATGCGTGTGAATCACTTTTGATAAACA
The sequence above is drawn from the Neodiprion pinetum isolate iyNeoPine1 chromosome 2, iyNeoPine1.2, whole genome shotgun sequence genome and encodes:
- the LOC124213112 gene encoding protein lin-7 homolog C-like — its product is MATIGEPLTLARDVKRSIELLDKLQKSGEVPATKLAALQKVLQSDFLNAVREVYEHVYETVDIQGSQDVRASATAKATVAAFAASEGHAHPRVVELPKTEEGLGFNVMGGKEQNWPIYISRIIPGGVADRHGGLKRGDQLLSVNGVCVEGENHDKPVELLKQAQNSVKLVVRYTPRLLEEMESRYDKLGAARRRQRVQ